In the Ipomoea triloba cultivar NCNSP0323 chromosome 6, ASM357664v1 genome, one interval contains:
- the LOC116021727 gene encoding uncharacterized protein LOC116021727 → MQESSNMEPLSIDGEVKPATLEKVKEEGLLLYCNLFDAEMVYKIAEEFLMGFASACVDNTMGGLWSSPGAVAVDIRQEMVEYLIRRSETFVAESIVLECTPDIGVSANPFDIISDFIDDFAHSKRNFFSHVSVWLSSDRREDRIEDFVEELELNGFWLISQREEVAKTLLRNVDFKTSYHCNMKFKTEDELEQHIASCNFRTVNCVNEGCDAVYSAGKLEEHDSTCPFKTLPCEQKCADIIMRRDMDRHCITVCPMKLVNCPFYPVGCLFTIPQHTVGRHRAENLQSHLICVLKLIHKEASLEALKERAELLEKALSPERLSAAKDARSLTFTIKDHNTKLGPLVGVKKSAESDAEDDKLTNDEDNSMALSPMGKQLYKNEVPTIPQTETQEDIRVTL, encoded by the exons ATGCAAGAATCTTCAAATATGGAGCCCCTTTCGATTGATGGTGAAGTGAAACCAGCTACACTTGAAAAAGTGAAAGAGGAAGGTTTACTGTTGTACTGTAACCTTTTTGATGCAGAAATGGTTTATAAGATAGCAGAAGAATTCCTTATGGGATTTGCCTCTGCCTGTGTTGACAACACAATGGGTGGCCTGTGGAGCAGCCCTGGCGCTGTGGCTGTTGATATTCGACAAGAAATGGTGGAGTATCTTATCCGAAGAAGTGAAACTTTTGTGGCTGAGTCTATTGTCTTAGAATGTACTCCAGATATTGGAGTATCTGCTAACCCTTTTGATATTATCTCTgattttattgatgattttgcccattcaaaaagaaatttttttagccATGTCTCAGTGTGGCTTTCGAGTGATAGGAGGGAAGATAGGATAGAGGATTTTGTAGAGGAACTGGAATTAAACGGGTTTTGGCTGATAAGCCAGAGAGAGGAAGTTGCTAAAACTTTGCTTAGAAACGTCGACTTCAAGACCTCATATCACTGCAATATGAAGTTTAAGACTGAAGACGAGCTTGAACAACACATTGCCTCTTGCAATTTCAGGACTGTGAACTGTGTGAACGAGGGCTGTGATGCTGTATATAGTGCAGGTAAATTAGAAGAGCACGACTCGACCTGTCCTTTCAAAACACTCCCGTGTGAGCAGAAATGTGCAGATATCATAATGAGACGCGATATGGACAGGCATTGCATAACTGTTTGTCCAATGAAGCTTGTGAACTGCCCCTTTTATCCAGTTGGTTGTCTGTTTACAATTCCACAGCACACAGTAGGCCGACACCGCGCAGAGAATCTCCAGTCGCACTTGATCTGTGTTTTGAAACTTATCCACAAGGAAGCATCTTTAGAAGCTTTGAAGGAAAGGGCAGAACTACTGGAAAAG GCATTGTCACCCGAACGATTATCTGCTGCTAAGGATGCAAGATCTTTAACATTTACTATTAAGGATCATAATACAAAGCTCGGGCCTTTAGTAGGAGTGAAGAAAAGTGCAGAGTCAGACGCAGAGGATGACAAGTTAACAAATGATGAGGATAATAGCATGGCTCTATCGCCTATGGGGAAACAACTCTACAAAAACGAGGTACCTACAATTCCGCAAACTGAGACACAAGAAGATATCAGAGTCACCCTTTGA